From a single Planococcus shenhongbingii genomic region:
- the leuS gene encoding leucine--tRNA ligase codes for MTFKHKTVEKKWQKYWEQNKTFKLETDFSKPKFYALDMFPYPSGAGLHVGHPEGYTATDILSRMKRMQGYNVLHPMGWDAFGLPAEQYALDTGNDPAEFTAKNIATFKRQIQELGFSYDWDREVNTTDPSYYKWTQWIFIQLYNKGLAYVDEVAVNWCPALGTVLANEEVVDGVSERGGHPVERRPMRQWVLRITEYADRLLEDLDELDWPESLKDMQRNWIGKSEGAELEFQIDGNSHSFRAFTTRPDTIFGATYAVLAPEHKLVSEITTPDHKEAVEAYIDEVKTKSDLERTDLAKSKSGVFTGAYAINPVSGEKMPVWIADYVLATYGTGAIMAVPAHDERDYEFAKQFDLPIVEVVSGGDISTEAYAGDGELINSGFLNGLNKKEAIEKAIAWLEEHGVGEKKITYRLRDWLFSRQRYWGEPIPIIHWEDGTMTPVEDKDLPLMLPVTTDIKPSGTGESPLANITEWVHVVHPETGMKGRRETNTMPQWAGSCWYYLRYIDPTNDEVLADPELLKHWLPVDVYIGGAEHAVLHLLYARFWHKVLYDIGVVSTKEPFQKLFNQGMILGEGNEKMSKSKGNVVNPDQIIESHGADTLRLYEMFMGPLEASIAWSTNGLDGARRFLDRVWRLLIEEEQLSGKVVAGTGGQLEKVYHQTVKKVTEDFEGLRFNTAISQMMVFINEGYKAESIPKEYVEGFVKLLSPIAPHVAEELWEKLGHTESITYAAWPQYDESKMIDDEIEVVVQVNGKVRTKLVIAKDSTKEQLEAAALANDQIVKAADGKQIRKVIAIPGKLVNVVIA; via the coding sequence ATGACATTCAAGCACAAAACAGTTGAAAAGAAATGGCAAAAATACTGGGAACAAAATAAAACCTTTAAATTGGAGACGGATTTTTCAAAGCCAAAGTTTTACGCTTTGGATATGTTCCCATATCCGTCAGGTGCCGGCCTTCACGTAGGGCATCCTGAAGGATACACCGCAACCGATATCTTGAGCCGCATGAAGCGCATGCAAGGCTATAACGTTCTTCACCCGATGGGCTGGGACGCATTCGGCCTTCCTGCAGAGCAATATGCACTTGATACCGGAAACGATCCGGCTGAATTCACTGCGAAAAACATCGCGACATTCAAACGCCAGATCCAGGAACTTGGGTTCTCGTATGATTGGGACCGCGAAGTGAATACAACGGATCCATCTTACTATAAATGGACACAATGGATCTTTATCCAGCTTTACAATAAAGGATTGGCATACGTTGATGAAGTGGCTGTAAACTGGTGCCCGGCACTGGGAACAGTGCTTGCCAATGAAGAAGTGGTCGATGGTGTTTCCGAACGCGGCGGCCATCCGGTAGAGCGCCGCCCAATGCGCCAATGGGTGCTGCGCATCACGGAATATGCTGACCGGTTGCTGGAAGATTTGGATGAGCTTGACTGGCCGGAAAGTTTGAAAGACATGCAGCGCAACTGGATCGGGAAATCGGAAGGGGCGGAACTTGAATTCCAGATAGATGGAAACAGCCATTCGTTCCGTGCCTTCACCACTCGCCCGGACACGATTTTTGGTGCGACGTATGCGGTTTTGGCGCCGGAACATAAATTGGTGTCAGAAATAACAACTCCTGACCACAAAGAAGCGGTTGAAGCTTATATTGATGAAGTGAAGACGAAAAGCGATTTGGAACGCACAGATTTGGCGAAATCGAAAAGCGGCGTCTTCACCGGTGCTTACGCTATTAATCCAGTAAGCGGTGAAAAAATGCCGGTCTGGATTGCGGACTACGTGCTTGCGACTTATGGAACAGGCGCCATCATGGCGGTTCCAGCACATGACGAACGCGACTATGAATTCGCGAAGCAATTCGATTTGCCGATTGTTGAAGTGGTTTCAGGAGGAGATATTTCAACTGAAGCTTATGCAGGGGACGGCGAATTGATCAACTCCGGCTTCTTGAATGGATTGAATAAAAAAGAAGCGATTGAAAAAGCGATTGCCTGGCTTGAAGAGCACGGCGTTGGTGAGAAGAAAATTACGTACCGCCTTCGTGACTGGTTATTCAGCCGCCAGCGTTATTGGGGCGAGCCAATTCCAATTATCCACTGGGAAGATGGCACAATGACACCTGTCGAAGATAAAGACTTGCCGTTGATGCTTCCAGTGACGACTGACATTAAACCAAGCGGCACAGGCGAATCACCGCTTGCCAATATTACGGAATGGGTCCATGTCGTCCATCCGGAAACAGGTATGAAAGGGCGCCGGGAAACCAATACAATGCCGCAATGGGCAGGCAGCTGCTGGTACTACTTGCGCTATATCGATCCAACAAATGACGAAGTTTTGGCCGATCCGGAACTATTGAAGCACTGGCTTCCGGTTGATGTCTATATCGGCGGGGCAGAACATGCCGTTCTGCATTTATTGTATGCGCGCTTCTGGCATAAAGTGCTTTACGATATCGGTGTGGTTTCCACGAAAGAGCCATTCCAAAAATTGTTCAACCAAGGCATGATTTTGGGTGAAGGCAACGAAAAAATGTCGAAATCCAAAGGCAATGTCGTCAATCCTGACCAGATCATCGAAAGCCACGGAGCGGACACACTTCGCCTTTATGAAATGTTCATGGGGCCGCTTGAAGCTTCCATCGCCTGGTCCACAAACGGCCTTGACGGCGCTCGCCGTTTCCTTGACCGTGTTTGGCGCTTATTGATTGAAGAAGAGCAATTGAGCGGCAAAGTCGTTGCTGGAACTGGCGGCCAATTGGAAAAAGTTTATCACCAAACGGTTAAGAAAGTAACGGAAGATTTTGAAGGGCTTCGCTTCAATACCGCTATTTCTCAAATGATGGTATTCATTAACGAAGGCTATAAAGCAGAGTCGATTCCAAAAGAATACGTAGAAGGCTTTGTAAAACTCTTGTCTCCGATTGCTCCTCACGTAGCTGAAGAGCTATGGGAGAAATTGGGCCATACAGAATCGATCACGTATGCAGCTTGGCCACAATACGATGAGTCGAAAATGATTGACGACGAAATCGAAGTGGTTGTCCAAGTAAACGGCAAAGTCAGAACGAAACTTGTTATTGCCAAAGACTCAACGAAAGAACAATTGGAAGCAGCAGCGCTTGCGAACGATCAAATCGTAAAAGCGGCGGACGGCAAACAGATCCGTAAAGTGATCGCGATTCCAGGGAAATTGGTAAACGTCGTAATTGCGTAA
- a CDS encoding NAD(P)/FAD-dependent oxidoreductase, which produces MYDVIIIGGGPSGLMASVAAASEGQKVLLIEKGKKLGKKLVISGGGRCNVTNRLPLEEIVKNIPGNGRFLYSPFSVFNNEDIIAFFEGLGVSLKEEDHGRMFPVSNRAQDVADAMFQEMDRLNVKVLLDSPVKKLLMTDEKVTGVRLHSGEEFTAKAIVVAVGGKAVPQTGSTGDGYPWAEKAGHTVTDLYPTEVPLLSKEPFIINRELQGLALRDAAVSVLNKKGKTLITHQMDMLFTHFGLSGPAVLRCSQYVVKEMKKNGGQPVEMRINTLPEENAESAFQLLHKMMKDEPKKAVKNVWKSITQERWLLFLMERAGIDPQAVGAELASDKVRAFAQQLTSFSMFVTGTQPIEKAFVTGGGVSIKEIEPKTMASRKKPGLYFCGEILDIHGYTGGYNITSALVTGNVAGRSAAAFAHTS; this is translated from the coding sequence ATGTATGACGTTATAATTATCGGCGGGGGTCCCTCAGGATTAATGGCTTCGGTCGCTGCGGCTTCCGAAGGCCAAAAGGTTTTATTGATTGAAAAAGGCAAAAAGCTGGGCAAAAAATTGGTTATCTCAGGCGGCGGACGCTGCAATGTGACCAATCGCTTGCCTCTTGAAGAAATTGTCAAAAACATTCCAGGCAATGGACGATTTTTATACAGTCCGTTTTCCGTATTCAATAACGAAGACATCATCGCTTTTTTTGAAGGCTTGGGTGTCTCGCTTAAAGAAGAAGACCATGGTCGCATGTTCCCGGTTTCAAACCGGGCACAGGACGTGGCTGATGCCATGTTCCAGGAAATGGACCGGCTGAACGTTAAAGTTTTATTGGATTCACCTGTAAAAAAGCTGTTGATGACTGACGAAAAAGTGACAGGAGTTCGCCTTCATTCCGGGGAAGAATTTACAGCAAAAGCGATTGTTGTCGCAGTTGGCGGAAAAGCGGTACCGCAAACAGGCTCAACTGGAGATGGGTATCCATGGGCGGAAAAAGCCGGCCATACGGTTACCGACTTATACCCCACTGAAGTTCCGTTATTATCGAAAGAGCCATTTATCATCAACCGCGAACTGCAAGGTCTTGCTCTTCGCGACGCGGCAGTATCCGTGTTGAATAAAAAAGGAAAAACACTCATCACACATCAAATGGATATGCTGTTCACCCATTTCGGCTTAAGTGGCCCGGCGGTTCTCCGCTGCAGCCAGTATGTCGTCAAAGAAATGAAGAAAAACGGCGGCCAGCCTGTGGAAATGCGCATCAATACGCTGCCGGAAGAAAATGCCGAATCGGCCTTTCAATTGCTTCATAAAATGATGAAAGACGAGCCGAAAAAAGCGGTGAAAAACGTTTGGAAAAGCATCACTCAGGAACGCTGGCTGCTGTTTTTGATGGAACGCGCAGGAATCGATCCGCAAGCAGTCGGAGCGGAGCTTGCAAGCGACAAAGTGCGCGCATTTGCCCAGCAATTGACAAGTTTCTCAATGTTCGTTACAGGCACGCAACCGATTGAAAAAGCATTTGTTACTGGCGGCGGAGTGTCGATTAAAGAAATCGAACCAAAAACAATGGCTTCCCGCAAAAAGCCCGGCCTGTACTTCTGTGGAGAAATCCTGGATATCCACGGCTACACCGGGGGCTATAATATCACTTCCGCACTGGTCACTGGAAATGTGGCAGGCAGAAGTGCTGCTGCATTTGCCCATACCTCTTAA
- a CDS encoding putative polysaccharide biosynthesis protein, with protein sequence MSTLIKGTAILTLGLFLSKILGVIYVIPFYDMVGEENIGLYQYAYIPYNLMLSLAISGAPIAFSKFVAKYNSLGDYETGRRLLKSGLLTMMITGFAAFLLLYFFAGPLAEITINKNEKVHTVQDVKEVIQWVSFALIVVPFMSLFRGFFQGYNFMMPTAVSQLIEQIIRIVFLLGGAYLVLNVFDGTPETAVQIAVLSAFVGALGGVLVLFYYWRKKKPEYNELRAKSVESYDVRLRDMYKEIAIYAVPVVFLGIANPLFQFVDMLTFNNAMSTTENAASSSIYLGMLNLTTHKLVMIPVMLATGFSMALIPLITKYFTNKEYNSVNRTLDQTFQILLFLTLPAVVGMTMLSDELYHVFYEISAPGSEILSHYLPVAILFAMFPVTASILQGINQQKWIILNLLIGLLLKLALNVPLIERFETDGAIAATIIGYVVAIGMNLAVIKKTMDYRSNMVVRRLFLIVILNIVMAAVVYFVLAGVDLFIGMDTKFHSVVRILIVGGIGGAVYGYISLKTGIAQKLLGERLTKYTRKFGF encoded by the coding sequence ATGTCAACGCTAATTAAAGGAACTGCTATATTAACCTTGGGTTTGTTTTTATCAAAAATCCTTGGAGTCATTTACGTCATCCCGTTTTACGACATGGTAGGGGAAGAAAATATCGGCCTTTACCAATATGCTTATATACCTTATAACTTGATGCTGTCGCTGGCAATTTCGGGAGCGCCGATCGCTTTTTCGAAATTTGTCGCGAAATACAATTCGCTCGGAGACTATGAAACCGGCAGGAGATTATTGAAATCCGGTTTGCTGACGATGATGATCACCGGCTTTGCTGCATTCCTCCTGTTGTATTTCTTTGCAGGTCCGCTTGCGGAAATTACCATCAATAAAAACGAAAAAGTCCATACCGTGCAGGACGTCAAAGAAGTGATTCAATGGGTAAGTTTTGCTTTGATCGTCGTGCCGTTCATGAGTTTGTTCCGCGGGTTCTTCCAAGGCTACAATTTCATGATGCCAACAGCCGTATCCCAGCTGATTGAGCAAATCATCCGTATTGTGTTTCTGCTTGGAGGAGCCTACCTGGTTCTGAATGTCTTTGACGGCACTCCGGAAACCGCTGTTCAGATTGCAGTGCTGTCCGCATTTGTCGGGGCACTTGGCGGCGTTCTCGTTCTGTTCTATTATTGGAGAAAGAAAAAGCCGGAGTACAACGAACTGCGCGCTAAATCGGTTGAATCCTACGATGTGCGGCTGCGGGATATGTATAAAGAAATTGCCATCTATGCCGTACCTGTTGTTTTTTTAGGAATTGCCAATCCATTGTTCCAGTTTGTCGATATGCTGACGTTCAACAATGCGATGAGCACAACAGAAAATGCAGCCAGTTCAAGTATTTACTTGGGCATGCTGAACTTAACAACGCATAAACTGGTGATGATTCCGGTAATGCTTGCTACAGGTTTCTCGATGGCGCTAATTCCATTGATCACCAAATACTTTACGAATAAAGAATATAACTCGGTCAACCGGACTTTGGATCAAACGTTCCAGATTCTCTTATTTTTGACACTGCCGGCAGTTGTCGGAATGACGATGTTGTCTGACGAACTTTACCATGTGTTTTATGAAATCAGTGCGCCGGGATCAGAAATTCTTTCACATTATTTGCCGGTGGCGATTTTGTTTGCCATGTTCCCGGTTACCGCTTCGATTCTGCAAGGAATCAACCAGCAAAAATGGATCATTTTAAATTTACTGATCGGCTTATTATTAAAATTGGCATTGAACGTTCCGTTGATTGAGCGTTTTGAAACAGATGGGGCAATTGCTGCCACAATCATCGGTTATGTCGTGGCTATCGGCATGAACTTAGCTGTCATTAAAAAAACAATGGATTACCGGTCGAACATGGTTGTGCGGCGTTTATTCCTGATTGTTATATTGAATATAGTGATGGCAGCAGTGGTGTATTTTGTTTTGGCCGGAGTAGATTTGTTTATCGGCATGGATACGAAATTCCATTCGGTTGTACGCATTCTGATTGTCGGTGGAATTGGCGGAGCAGTTTATGGCTATATCAGTTTAAAAACGGGCATCGCCCAAAAACTGCTGGGAGAGCGTTTGACCAAATATACACGGAAATTCGGTTTCTAG
- a CDS encoding pseudouridine synthase — MRLDKFLSNMGYGSRKEVKVLLKSKAVEVNGEVVRDPKVHVNETADLVTVSGEKVEYTEFIYLLMNKPQGVISATEDKYEGTVIDLLEEAERNFEPFPVGRLDKDTEGFLLLTNDGKLAHELLSPKKHVDKRYFAVIDGKVTAKDGAAFEQGVMLDDGYVTKPAQLKILKSGEKSEIELTITEGKFHQVKRMFQSVGKEVTYLKRLSMGPLELDPKLKLGEYRHLAEEEIELLKQRK; from the coding sequence ATGCGTTTAGATAAATTTTTATCGAATATGGGCTACGGTTCCCGAAAAGAAGTAAAAGTCCTGCTGAAATCAAAAGCTGTGGAAGTAAACGGGGAAGTGGTGCGTGATCCGAAAGTCCACGTGAATGAAACAGCGGATCTTGTCACAGTCAGCGGAGAAAAAGTTGAATACACGGAATTTATCTACTTGTTGATGAACAAACCACAAGGCGTGATTTCGGCGACAGAAGACAAGTACGAAGGGACGGTAATCGATTTGCTGGAGGAAGCAGAGCGGAATTTTGAGCCGTTTCCTGTCGGCCGGCTCGATAAAGATACGGAAGGCTTTTTGCTGCTGACAAACGACGGCAAACTGGCGCATGAATTATTGTCCCCCAAAAAGCATGTCGATAAAAGATATTTCGCTGTGATAGATGGAAAGGTGACTGCTAAAGATGGAGCAGCTTTTGAACAGGGTGTTATGCTGGATGACGGTTATGTCACAAAGCCAGCACAGCTGAAGATCTTGAAGAGCGGAGAAAAATCCGAAATTGAATTGACCATCACTGAAGGAAAGTTCCACCAGGTGAAACGGATGTTTCAGAGTGTTGGAAAAGAAGTGACTTATTTAAAAAGATTGTCCATGGGGCCGCTGGAATTAGATCCGAAACTTAAACTCGGAGAATACCGCCATTTGGCTGAAGAGGAAATCGAATTATTAAAACAAAGAAAATGA
- a CDS encoding DeoR family transcriptional regulator, with the protein MKPTTDRMLIRIKDMYKYIRDNGTVTTQDLVDEFGITPRTIQRDLNVLAFNDLVESPTRGKWTTTHKKVKMTS; encoded by the coding sequence TTGAAACCTACAACTGATCGCATGCTAATTCGAATTAAAGATATGTATAAGTACATCCGTGATAACGGAACTGTAACTACGCAAGATTTAGTCGATGAATTCGGCATCACTCCTCGCACCATTCAAAGAGATTTGAATGTGTTAGCCTTTAACGACTTGGTAGAAAGCCCAACTCGCGGCAAATGGACAACGACGCATAAAAAGGTCAAAATGACATCGTAA
- the pepV gene encoding dipeptidase PepV → MDWQLEAEKRRNEIIEELQQLIAIPSILSEENTLEAPFGTEVKRALEWFMDKGEKRGYQVKNVANMAAHLETGEGEELLGILGHVDVVPTGTGWTKDPFGGEIEGNKLYGRGAIDDKGPTIAAWTALNMVKEAGFEFTKRVRLIIGTDEESGFRCVERYFETEEMPTMAFAPDADFPIINAEKGIASLVFSKKTWTKKDALITFSSGSRTNMVPDLAEAAVIGDLSEWQQDFEGFCSKQGVQGEIEADDGKLHLTLHGKSAHAMEPDDGVNAGVLLALFLRNKLDGDGKAFTGFVADHFYNDSRGRHLGLDFTDTVSGDTTFNAGIIHFEQDKRAAVEVSMRYSISYPFEEKMANVNPDDFALEIRSNSIPHYVDGNDPFIKTLQNAYEKQTGNTANLLAIGGGTYARVLQKGVAFGMLFPGEKDVAHQADEFVDIDNLIKATAIYAEAIYQLACKKSGEA, encoded by the coding sequence ATGGATTGGCAATTAGAAGCTGAAAAACGAAGAAATGAAATCATCGAGGAATTGCAGCAATTAATCGCAATTCCAAGTATTTTAAGTGAAGAAAACACCCTGGAAGCCCCTTTTGGAACAGAAGTTAAACGAGCTTTAGAGTGGTTTATGGACAAAGGCGAAAAACGCGGCTATCAAGTGAAAAACGTAGCCAATATGGCAGCTCACCTGGAAACAGGAGAAGGCGAAGAATTGCTTGGAATTTTAGGCCATGTGGATGTAGTTCCAACAGGAACCGGCTGGACAAAAGATCCGTTCGGCGGAGAAATTGAAGGAAACAAATTGTATGGCCGTGGAGCAATCGATGACAAAGGACCGACAATTGCGGCTTGGACAGCGTTGAATATGGTGAAAGAAGCAGGATTTGAATTTACGAAACGGGTACGTTTAATCATCGGTACGGATGAAGAAAGCGGCTTTCGCTGCGTTGAGCGGTATTTTGAAACAGAAGAAATGCCGACAATGGCTTTTGCTCCAGATGCTGATTTCCCGATTATCAATGCGGAAAAAGGGATTGCATCACTTGTTTTTTCAAAAAAGACGTGGACAAAAAAAGATGCATTAATCACTTTCTCTTCCGGCAGCCGCACCAATATGGTACCGGATTTAGCAGAAGCTGCAGTCATTGGGGATTTGAGCGAGTGGCAACAAGACTTTGAAGGTTTTTGCAGTAAACAAGGAGTTCAAGGTGAAATTGAAGCCGATGATGGCAAGCTCCATTTAACCCTTCATGGCAAGTCGGCTCATGCAATGGAGCCGGATGACGGGGTGAATGCGGGTGTCCTGCTGGCGTTGTTTTTAAGAAACAAGTTGGACGGCGATGGCAAAGCATTCACCGGATTTGTCGCTGATCATTTTTATAACGATTCACGAGGCCGGCATCTTGGCCTTGATTTCACCGATACGGTTTCCGGAGATACGACGTTTAACGCCGGAATTATTCATTTTGAACAAGATAAACGGGCGGCAGTAGAAGTCAGCATGAGGTATTCAATCAGTTATCCATTTGAAGAAAAAATGGCAAATGTGAACCCGGATGATTTTGCTTTAGAAATCCGATCCAATTCCATTCCTCATTATGTAGATGGCAACGACCCATTCATCAAAACGCTTCAAAATGCTTATGAAAAACAAACTGGCAATACCGCAAACCTTCTAGCCATTGGCGGAGGAACTTATGCGCGGGTATTGCAAAAAGGTGTGGCATTCGGCATGCTGTTTCCAGGCGAGAAGGATGTTGCCCACCAAGCGGATGAATTTGTCGATATCGACAATCTAATAAAAGCCACAGCAATTTATGCTGAGGCAATCTATCAATTAGCTTGTAAGAAAAGCGGAGAAGCCTGA
- the dat gene encoding D-amino-acid transaminase → MDWILHNGEFIRENELNVSKEDRGYQFGDGIYEVIRVYEGNLFTAAEHIDRFYESAEKIKIVIPFTKDVFHKQMYDLVEMNEIDNGQVYVQVTRGDAIRQHHFPQATSPVIVAYTKKVERPVEMMEAGVKAKFIEDIRWLRCDIKSLNLLGNVLAKQEAHEAGSYEAILHRGEVVTEGSSSNMYGLKNGVIYTHPASNLILNGITRRVIFNLCKELGITVQETAFTKTEALEMDEFFMSSTTAEIMPIIQIDGQDIGDGVPGELTQKLQQAFEANLKLTVKS, encoded by the coding sequence ATGGATTGGATTTTGCATAATGGCGAATTTATTCGGGAAAATGAGTTGAACGTTTCTAAGGAAGACCGGGGGTACCAATTCGGAGATGGAATTTATGAAGTTATCCGGGTATATGAAGGCAATTTGTTCACCGCTGCAGAACATATCGACCGTTTTTACGAAAGCGCTGAGAAAATTAAAATTGTCATTCCGTTTACAAAAGATGTATTTCACAAACAGATGTATGACTTAGTGGAAATGAACGAAATCGATAACGGGCAAGTATATGTGCAAGTGACTCGCGGAGACGCGATTAGACAGCACCATTTCCCGCAAGCGACATCGCCGGTGATTGTGGCTTATACGAAAAAAGTGGAGCGTCCTGTGGAAATGATGGAAGCAGGCGTTAAAGCGAAATTTATTGAAGATATTCGCTGGCTGCGCTGTGATATCAAGAGCTTGAACCTTCTGGGAAATGTTCTGGCAAAACAGGAAGCGCATGAAGCTGGCAGCTACGAAGCCATTCTGCACCGTGGAGAAGTTGTCACGGAAGGTTCTTCTTCAAATATGTACGGCTTAAAAAATGGCGTTATTTATACACATCCAGCAAGCAATTTGATTTTAAACGGCATTACTAGAAGAGTGATTTTTAATCTCTGCAAAGAGCTGGGAATCACTGTCCAAGAAACTGCTTTTACTAAAACCGAGGCACTCGAAATGGATGAATTCTTCATGTCATCGACAACAGCTGAAATCATGCCGATTATCCAAATTGATGGACAGGATATTGGAGATGGAGTTCCTGGTGAACTGACGCAAAAGCTTCAGCAAGCATTCGAAGCCAACTTGAAGTTAACAGTAAAATCATAA
- the thpR gene encoding RNA 2',3'-cyclic phosphodiesterase produces MQAHYFIGVKIPEPVAKEMDKARRSWNLKSHKRYTHWSDMHITLLFIGNDPHNEIQAAAQELANISHPPFELTTGSVKTFGNPAKPRIIYASVGDSSELADLQRNVKEALLRFNLSPDTKAFVPHITLAGKWAGGPPLEIEMEIEPMTFQVTEFSLFRIEPGSVPKYIPEFTYQLRKGV; encoded by the coding sequence ATGCAGGCACATTATTTTATTGGCGTTAAAATTCCTGAGCCAGTGGCAAAAGAGATGGACAAGGCGAGAAGAAGCTGGAACTTAAAAAGCCATAAGCGGTACACCCATTGGTCGGATATGCATATTACGCTTCTTTTTATCGGCAACGATCCGCATAATGAGATTCAAGCAGCCGCGCAGGAATTGGCGAATATCAGCCACCCGCCATTTGAGCTAACGACAGGCAGCGTTAAGACGTTCGGAAATCCGGCTAAACCCCGCATCATTTACGCATCCGTAGGAGACAGTTCAGAGTTGGCAGATCTGCAAAGGAACGTCAAAGAGGCATTGCTTCGATTCAATCTGAGCCCAGATACAAAGGCATTTGTCCCGCATATCACTCTTGCTGGAAAATGGGCAGGAGGGCCGCCTTTAGAAATAGAAATGGAAATTGAGCCGATGACGTTCCAAGTAACAGAATTTTCCTTATTCCGGATTGAGCCTGGAAGCGTGCCCAAGTATATTCCAGAATTTACTTATCAATTGAGAAAAGGCGTGTAA
- a CDS encoding diacylglycerol/lipid kinase family protein — translation MKIVFIINPVAGNGNALKKWSHFKNTISFPYEMVLTHFPGDATNLVKSIKESGEKALIIGFGGDGTLREIIAGAAGAEQLMIGSIAAGSGNDFGRGFCSFEDAVEIEKFLKQPITTKEDVGEFHNGETYQFVSSSGIGFDAEISFLVNRSNLKKWLNKINAGKLVYLLYVIKMLVRPKKFSLIVEHNGQKQIYEDVWLATVSNQPYFGGGMKISPNSKTDDGLLELTVVHRISRLKLLLVFGTVFTGSHTRFKEVIQKSGAEFRLTVDDSIFRHVDGDYAGETPKDETVSYAVSKKYWYAVNIRKKEEIK, via the coding sequence ATGAAAATTGTATTCATTATTAATCCGGTGGCAGGCAATGGCAATGCGTTGAAAAAATGGAGCCATTTTAAAAATACAATAAGCTTTCCTTACGAAATGGTTTTAACCCATTTCCCTGGAGATGCTACAAATCTAGTAAAGTCCATAAAAGAATCAGGTGAAAAGGCGCTGATCATCGGTTTTGGCGGGGATGGCACTTTACGTGAAATTATCGCCGGTGCTGCCGGAGCCGAGCAATTGATGATCGGTTCTATTGCTGCCGGTTCAGGGAATGACTTTGGCAGAGGGTTTTGCTCTTTTGAAGATGCTGTAGAAATTGAAAAATTTTTAAAGCAGCCAATCACTACAAAAGAAGATGTTGGCGAATTCCACAATGGAGAAACCTATCAATTTGTCAGCAGTTCAGGCATTGGTTTTGATGCGGAAATATCTTTTTTGGTCAATCGTTCAAACTTGAAAAAGTGGCTGAATAAAATCAATGCAGGGAAATTGGTTTATTTGTTGTACGTTATAAAAATGCTCGTCCGGCCTAAGAAATTCAGTTTGATAGTGGAGCACAATGGGCAAAAGCAGATATACGAAGATGTGTGGCTCGCTACCGTCAGCAATCAGCCGTATTTTGGTGGAGGCATGAAGATATCCCCAAACTCTAAAACAGATGACGGCTTATTGGAACTGACGGTGGTCCATCGTATTTCCCGCTTGAAACTGCTGCTGGTCTTTGGTACGGTTTTTACCGGAAGCCACACACGGTTTAAAGAAGTCATTCAAAAGAGCGGCGCTGAATTCAGACTAACCGTTGACGACTCCATCTTCCGCCATGTTGATGGAGATTATGCGGGAGAAACACCGAAAGATGAAACGGTGTCGTATGCAGTAAGCAAGAAATATTGGTATGCCGTAAATATAAGAAAGAAAGAGGAAATTAAATGA
- the trmB gene encoding tRNA (guanosine(46)-N7)-methyltransferase TrmB: MRSRYKPWAADLIADNPEIVISSPEQQKGKWKEVFGNDKPLHIEVGTGKGRFIIGMAKANPDINYIGIELFDSVIVSALEGILDDEEGVPNLRLLRVNGADLLNFFEKGEVQRIYLNFSDPWPKTRHEKRRLTYKTFLELYESVLPPNGEIHFKTDNRGLFEYSLVSISKYGMLLKDVSLDLHANEPEWNIMTEYEEKFSKKGQPIYRLEAQFQAN, encoded by the coding sequence ATGAGATCACGTTACAAACCATGGGCAGCAGATTTAATCGCAGACAACCCCGAGATTGTCATTTCGTCCCCAGAACAGCAAAAAGGCAAATGGAAAGAAGTTTTTGGCAACGATAAGCCGCTTCATATTGAAGTGGGAACCGGCAAAGGCCGTTTTATCATCGGTATGGCAAAAGCCAATCCGGACATCAATTATATCGGCATTGAATTGTTTGATAGTGTGATCGTCAGTGCTCTTGAAGGGATTCTCGATGACGAAGAAGGAGTACCTAACTTGCGTCTATTGAGAGTAAATGGAGCAGACTTACTGAATTTCTTTGAAAAAGGCGAAGTGCAGCGCATTTATTTGAACTTTTCAGATCCATGGCCAAAAACGCGTCATGAAAAGCGCCGTTTGACTTATAAGACATTTTTGGAACTATATGAATCGGTACTGCCGCCAAATGGCGAGATTCATTTTAAAACAGATAACCGAGGGCTCTTTGAATATTCGCTTGTCAGCATTTCGAAATATGGCATGTTATTGAAAGATGTTTCATTGGATCTTCATGCTAATGAACCGGAATGGAATATCATGACCGAGTACGAAGAAAAGTTTTCGAAAAAAGGCCAGCCGATTTACCGGCTTGAGGCGCAGTTCCAAGCAAATTGA